Proteins encoded within one genomic window of Arachis ipaensis cultivar K30076 chromosome B08, Araip1.1, whole genome shotgun sequence:
- the LOC107614532 gene encoding capsanthin/capsorubin synthase, chromoplastic-like, with protein MVTTTVTLFTPPPPTKATLSSFPLPKTHYTSSSSCSSTSRRFRVRAYSNTSKFGNFLNLKPAHQPEPLDFDLPWCHPSDRSRFDVIIIGSGPAGTRLAEQVSRYGIKVCCVDPDPLSMWPNNYGVWVDEFESIDLEDCLDKTWPMACVYINEKKTKYLDRRYGRVSRKKLKQKLIEGCVSNGVKFHKGKVWQIQHQEFESTVLCDDGTELRGSLIIDASGFASTFVEYDKARNHGFQIAHGILAEVDDHPFDLDKMVLMDWRDSHMGNEPYLRANNSKFPTFLYAMPFSSNLIFLEETSLVSRPVLSYMEVKKRMVARLRHLGIRVNKILEDEKCLIPMGGPLPRIPQNVMAIGGTSGIVHPSTGYMVARTMAVAPCVATAIAECLGSTRMIRGKQLYAKIWNSMWPIESKLNRQFYSFGMETLLKLDLNGSRRFFDAFFDLKPYYWQGFLSSRLNLKELAWLSISLFGHASNPSRFDIVTKCPAPLAKMMGNIALEYIG; from the coding sequence CGACAACTGTTACGTTGTTTACCCCACCACCACCTACCAAAGCCACACTTTCCTCATTCCCTCTCCCAAAAACTCATTACACATCAAGTTCATCATGTTCTTCAACTTCAAGAAGGTTCAGAGTCAGGGCCTACAGCAACACCAGCAAGTTTGGAAATTTCCTCAACTTGAAGCCTGCCCATCAACCTGAACCCTTGGATTTTGATCTCCCATGGTGCCATCCTTCTGATCGATCTCGTTTTGACGTGATTATCATTGGTTCTGGCCCTGCAGGCACTCGCCTAGCAGAGCAGGTTTCCCGCTATGGAATTAAGGTTTGTTGTGTTGATCCTGACCCTCTCTCCATGTGGCCTAACAACTATGGTGTGTGGGTGGATGAGTTTGAGAGTATTGATCTTGAGGATTGCTTGGATAAAACATGGCCGATGGCCTGTGTTTATATTAATGAAAAAAAGACCAAGTATTTGGACCGTCGTTATGGCCGAGTTAGTAGGAAGAAGCTTAAGCAGAAGTTGATTGAAGGGTGTGTCTCCAATGGGGTTAAATTTCACAAGGGAAAGGTATGGCAAATTCAGCATCAGGAGTTTGAGTCAACAGTTCTGTGTGATGATGGCACAGAACTGAGAGGGAGTTTAATTATTGATGCTAGTGGATTTGCAAGTACTTTTGTAGAGTATGATAAGGCGAGGAACCATGGTTTTCAGATTGCTCATGGGATTCTGGCTGAGGTAGATGATCACCCTTTTGATTTGGACAAGATGGTTTTGATGGATTGGAGGGATTCCCATATGGGGAATGAGCCTTACTTGAGAGCTAACAATTCCAAGTTTCCTACTTTCTTGTATGCAATGCCTTTCAGTTCCAATCTGATATTTCTTGAGGAAACTTCCCTTGTTAGCCGTCCGGTTTTGTCTTACATGGAGGTGAAGAAGAGGATGGTTGCAAGGTTAAGGCACTTGGGAATCAGAGTGAACAAGATATTGGAGGATGAGAAGTGTTTGATTCCAATGGGGGGACCTCTTCCTAGGATTCCTCAGAATGTGATGGCCATTGGCGGCACTTCAGGGATAGTACACCCTTCAACAGGGTACATGGTGGCTCGAACAATGGCCGTTGCACCATGTGTAGCCACAGCCATAGCAGAGTGCCTTGGCTCAACCAGAATGATCAGGGGGAAGCAGCTCTATGCTAAGATTTGGAATAGCATGTGGCCAATTGAGAGCAAGCTCAACAGGCAATTCTACTCGTTTGGAATGGAGACTCTGTTGAAGCTTGACTTGAATGGATCCAGGCGTTTCTTTGATGCATTTTTTGACTTGAAACCTTACTATTGGCAAGGGTTCCTCTCTTCAAGATTGAATCTAAAGGAACTCGCTTGGTTAAGCATTTCACTCTTTGGACATGCTTCAAACCCTTCCAGGTTTGACATTGTAACAAAGTGTCCAGCACCATTGGCTAAAATGATGGGCAATATTGCCTTGGAATACATTGGATGA